One Micromonospora sp. WMMD812 genomic window carries:
- a CDS encoding DUF742 domain-containing protein: MTPESAGDGPDPEPEVRIRPYLRAPSTPVPGGPADGPGADGPAVPRPFVLTAGRVSAVDPAICLETQVTAAAEGSDAAGPVALLAPELQAIIALCDEPISVAEISARTRLHYGVTRVLVGDLRAAGHLEVHLDQGDGAADPDLILRVIDGLRAIS; encoded by the coding sequence ATGACCCCGGAGTCCGCCGGCGACGGGCCGGATCCGGAGCCTGAGGTCCGGATCCGCCCCTACCTGCGGGCGCCGTCCACCCCGGTGCCGGGCGGGCCGGCGGACGGACCCGGTGCGGACGGACCGGCCGTTCCCCGGCCGTTCGTGCTGACCGCCGGACGGGTGTCCGCCGTGGACCCGGCGATCTGCCTGGAGACCCAGGTGACCGCCGCCGCCGAGGGGAGCGACGCCGCCGGGCCGGTCGCGCTGCTGGCGCCCGAGCTTCAGGCGATCATCGCCCTCTGCGACGAGCCGATCTCGGTCGCGGAGATCTCGGCCCGGACCCGGCTGCACTACGGCGTGACCCGCGTCCTGGTCGGCGACCTGCGCGCCGCCGGGCACCTCGAGGTACACCTCGACCAGGGCGACGGCGCCGCCGACCCCGATCTCATCCTGCGAGTGATTGATGGACTCCGTGCGATCTCCTGA
- a CDS encoding roadblock/LC7 domain-containing protein, with protein MTSSFLHDNVDHPGSPAPAGDLSPEARTFNWLLDSFTSSTAGVLEAIAVSSDGLLMAMSAIRDRSNAERLAAVVSGMTSLAGGAASWYALGGLNRVIVDMAEGYLLISAISSGSVLGVVADRSANLGTVAYEMTLFAGRAGGALTPRLIAELKNAAQQ; from the coding sequence GTGACCAGTTCCTTCCTGCACGACAATGTCGACCACCCGGGCAGCCCGGCACCCGCCGGGGACCTCAGTCCCGAGGCCCGCACCTTCAACTGGCTGCTGGACTCGTTCACGTCGAGCACCGCCGGCGTGTTGGAGGCGATCGCGGTCTCCTCGGACGGTCTGCTGATGGCCATGTCGGCGATCCGGGACCGGTCCAACGCGGAGCGACTCGCTGCGGTGGTCTCCGGCATGACGAGCCTGGCCGGCGGTGCCGCCAGCTGGTACGCGCTGGGCGGGTTGAACCGGGTGATCGTCGACATGGCCGAGGGCTACCTGCTGATCAGCGCGATCAGCAGCGGCTCGGTGCTCGGGGTGGTCGCCGACCGGTCGGCCAACCTGGGCACGGTCGCGTACGAGATGACCCTCTTCGCCGGACGCGCCGGGGGCGCCCTCACCCCGCGCCTCATCGCCGAGCTGAAGAACGCCGCCCAGCAATGA
- a CDS encoding nitrate- and nitrite sensing domain-containing protein, which translates to MLLGRLRIRGKLALLVVIPLVSMVGLAVPVVLDRVAVAQRAGEIADRVRLASRVGTLVQDLQQERILSVGLLLGEVTRADLMRRAASVDDRVADLRAERGDALDPQVADALDGVRALTDLRAAVLARAATPGQVMDAYGPVNRALIDSLRLAFDVDTDTAAGRQVLALDALLRADEGLGICATLIVLVKVTDDPAVNAGFVAAMAALRVDSQRFRSLITPEQRKLAELNDAAVTARTSADFLTTGAVNPAGGVRNVPLEMVFPSARSMVTLGQFIEKKIVADVLAEVKGEQRRALTAAYLVAGVAALILAVVLLLSAAVARTVARPLTRLTRSADRVARVAEAELVRVADDESESAPPVRLDPVDVRARDEIGDLARAFERVQATAARLVERQVVGRRNVAQMFGHVGRRTQNLVGRQITLIDRLEQRETDPGRLEDLYRLDHISSRLRRNAGSLVVLSGSPGADAYVAPVPLADVVRLALGEIEDYTRVDVRVPTEIAAAPATVGDLVLALAELMENGTVFSPPHTRVVVAAERIDTGARITVTDHGIGMTQERMAEENARLTRRERLDLAPTEVLGLFVVGRLARRHGWGVNLAPTGGGGVTARLEIPQAALVIRRTERPGAAMARAAVPARDRRSPAVVGTAPGGPPPLPGGAPPADPNDPPRFDPALLSRATRSMEAGETWDAFGAGAEPAATPGGAIAYLEISAPGGARLDDATTDPDLRPATPAAGITPAGLPRRPVGSGAGLGRAGVRQRVPGANLPPSGPPAGPVAGADADPAEVRALVEAVESGVRRAELSQPLPPAGPEARPDRPRLNRRVPGANLTAAPAHQPLSPHPGDPAEVRDLITEFEAGVARALREVSPDRRNEGGSTR; encoded by the coding sequence ATGCTGCTCGGTAGGCTCCGGATCCGCGGCAAGCTCGCGCTGCTCGTCGTCATCCCGCTGGTCAGCATGGTGGGCCTCGCCGTGCCGGTCGTCCTGGACCGGGTGGCCGTCGCGCAGCGGGCCGGCGAGATCGCCGACCGGGTCCGGCTGGCCAGCCGGGTCGGCACCCTCGTCCAGGACCTGCAACAGGAACGGATCCTCTCGGTCGGCCTGCTGCTCGGCGAGGTGACCCGGGCCGACCTGATGCGCCGGGCGGCCAGCGTGGACGACCGGGTGGCCGACCTGCGCGCCGAGCGGGGCGACGCGCTGGACCCACAGGTCGCCGACGCGTTGGACGGCGTCCGGGCGCTCACCGACCTGCGCGCCGCGGTGCTCGCCCGCGCCGCCACCCCCGGGCAGGTGATGGACGCGTACGGCCCGGTGAACCGGGCGTTGATCGACTCCCTGCGGCTGGCGTTCGACGTGGACACCGACACGGCGGCCGGCCGGCAGGTGCTGGCCCTGGACGCGCTGCTCCGCGCCGACGAGGGTCTGGGCATCTGCGCCACCCTCATCGTGCTGGTGAAGGTAACCGACGACCCGGCCGTCAACGCCGGCTTCGTCGCCGCCATGGCCGCGCTCCGGGTGGACAGCCAGCGCTTCCGCAGCCTGATCACACCCGAGCAGCGCAAGCTCGCCGAGCTGAACGACGCGGCGGTGACCGCCCGCACCAGCGCGGACTTCCTCACCACCGGCGCCGTCAACCCGGCCGGCGGGGTACGCAACGTGCCGCTCGAGATGGTCTTCCCGTCCGCCCGGTCGATGGTCACCCTCGGCCAGTTCATCGAGAAGAAGATCGTCGCGGACGTTCTCGCCGAGGTGAAGGGTGAGCAGCGGCGGGCGCTGACCGCCGCGTACCTGGTCGCCGGCGTAGCCGCGCTGATCCTGGCCGTGGTGCTGCTGCTCAGCGCGGCGGTGGCCCGGACGGTGGCCCGGCCGCTGACCCGACTCACCCGCTCCGCCGACCGGGTCGCCCGGGTCGCCGAGGCCGAACTGGTCCGGGTCGCCGACGACGAGTCGGAGAGCGCGCCCCCGGTGCGGCTCGACCCGGTCGACGTCCGGGCCCGCGACGAGATCGGCGACCTGGCCCGAGCGTTCGAACGGGTGCAGGCCACGGCGGCGCGGCTGGTCGAACGTCAGGTCGTCGGCCGGCGCAACGTGGCGCAGATGTTCGGCCACGTGGGCCGGCGTACGCAGAACCTCGTGGGCCGGCAGATCACGCTGATCGACCGGTTGGAGCAGCGGGAGACCGACCCGGGTCGGCTCGAGGACCTGTACCGGCTCGACCACATCTCCAGCCGACTGCGGCGGAACGCGGGCAGCCTCGTGGTGCTCTCCGGATCGCCCGGCGCGGACGCGTACGTGGCGCCGGTGCCGCTGGCCGACGTGGTCCGGCTGGCGCTGGGCGAGATCGAGGACTACACCCGGGTGGACGTCCGGGTGCCCACGGAGATCGCGGCGGCGCCGGCCACGGTGGGCGACCTGGTGCTGGCGCTCGCCGAGCTGATGGAGAACGGCACCGTCTTCTCGCCTCCGCACACCCGGGTGGTCGTGGCTGCCGAACGGATCGACACCGGTGCCCGGATCACGGTGACCGACCACGGCATCGGGATGACCCAGGAGCGGATGGCCGAGGAGAACGCCCGGCTGACCCGGCGGGAGCGGCTCGACCTGGCCCCGACGGAGGTGCTCGGCCTGTTCGTGGTCGGCCGGCTGGCCCGCCGGCACGGCTGGGGGGTGAACCTGGCTCCGACCGGCGGCGGCGGGGTCACGGCCCGGCTGGAGATCCCGCAGGCGGCGCTGGTGATCCGGCGTACCGAGCGCCCCGGCGCCGCGATGGCGCGGGCCGCCGTACCGGCCCGGGACCGCCGCTCACCGGCCGTGGTCGGCACCGCCCCGGGCGGGCCGCCCCCGCTCCCCGGCGGTGCGCCACCTGCCGACCCGAACGACCCGCCCCGGTTCGATCCGGCGCTGCTCAGCCGGGCCACCCGGAGCATGGAGGCCGGCGAGACCTGGGACGCCTTCGGCGCCGGCGCGGAGCCGGCGGCCACGCCCGGCGGGGCCATCGCGTACCTGGAGATCAGCGCACCGGGCGGCGCCCGGCTCGACGACGCGACCACCGACCCGGACCTCCGGCCGGCAACGCCGGCCGCCGGGATCACGCCGGCCGGGCTGCCCCGCCGGCCCGTCGGCAGCGGGGCGGGCCTCGGCCGGGCGGGAGTCCGGCAACGGGTACCGGGGGCCAACCTGCCACCGAGCGGGCCACCGGCCGGCCCGGTGGCCGGCGCCGACGCCGATCCGGCCGAGGTCCGCGCCCTGGTCGAGGCGGTCGAGTCCGGGGTACGCCGGGCCGAGCTGAGCCAGCCGCTGCCCCCGGCCGGCCCGGAGGCGCGTCCGGACCGGCCACGGCTGAACCGGCGGGTGCCCGGGGCGAACCTCACCGCCGCACCGGCCCACCAGCCGCTCAGCCCGCACCCGGGCGACCCGGCCGAGGTCCGCGACCTCATCACCGAGTTCGAGGCGGGCGTCGCCCGCGCTCTGCGCGAAGTCAGTCCAGACCGTCGCAACGAAGGGGGATCAACACGGTGA
- a CDS encoding ATP/GTP-binding protein, with amino-acid sequence MDSVRSPDWPVAPLGGLAANSATIRYGAPTGAAPTPGHLTHPPARPSYRTPVAPGAAPAPRPAGGGVSAPPVPVKILIAGGFGVGKTTTVGAISEIAPLTTEAEMTTAGIGVDDPGARSAKTTTTVAMDFGCVTIDRSLKLYLFGTPGQSRFGFMWDDLARGALGALVVVDSSRLDDCYPAIDYFEQAGLPFVVGVNAFDGRLALDLDSIRWALAIGDHVPLVQFDARDRLSVRDALLVVLDRALERATRDRGA; translated from the coding sequence ATGGACTCCGTGCGATCTCCTGACTGGCCGGTCGCCCCGCTCGGCGGGCTCGCCGCGAACAGCGCCACCATCCGGTACGGCGCCCCCACTGGGGCCGCCCCGACGCCCGGGCACCTCACTCACCCGCCGGCGCGACCGTCGTACCGGACGCCCGTGGCACCCGGCGCGGCGCCGGCGCCGCGCCCGGCCGGCGGCGGGGTCTCCGCGCCTCCCGTACCGGTCAAGATCCTGATCGCGGGCGGTTTCGGCGTCGGCAAGACCACCACGGTCGGCGCCATCTCGGAGATCGCCCCGCTCACCACCGAGGCGGAGATGACCACCGCCGGGATCGGCGTCGACGACCCCGGCGCACGCTCGGCCAAGACCACCACCACGGTGGCGATGGACTTCGGGTGCGTGACCATCGACCGAAGCCTGAAGCTCTACCTCTTCGGTACGCCCGGCCAGTCCCGCTTCGGCTTCATGTGGGACGACCTGGCGCGGGGCGCGCTCGGCGCGCTGGTCGTGGTGGACAGCTCCCGGCTGGACGACTGCTACCCGGCGATCGACTACTTCGAGCAGGCCGGGCTGCCGTTCGTGGTGGGGGTCAACGCCTTCGACGGGCGGCTGGCGCTCGACCTCGACTCGATCCGGTGGGCGCTGGCGATCGGCGACCACGTGCCGCTGGTGCAGTTCGACGCCCGGGACCGGCTGTCGGTGCGGGACGCCCTGCTGGTCGTCCTGGACCGGGCGCTGGAGCGGGCCACCCGGGACAGGGGGGCCTGA